A single window of Zea mays cultivar B73 chromosome 10, Zm-B73-REFERENCE-NAM-5.0, whole genome shotgun sequence DNA harbors:
- the LOC100285839 gene encoding cytokinin-O-glucosyltransferase 3 translates to MEATLCPKPHFVVIPWPATSHMIPIVDIGCLLAAHGAAVTIITTPSSSQLVQSRVDRAGQGSAGVTVTAIPFPGAEAGLPDGCERTDHIPSPDLVPNFFVATARFGEAVARHCRRLPTATAAHPRPSCVVAGMCHTWAHGVARELGAPCFIFHGFCAFALLCCEYLNTHRPHEAVGSPDELFDLPALPPFEFRFARRQLPIHFQPSSSIPEDRHRELREFELAVDGIVVNSFEELEHGSVSRLAAATGKAVLSVGPVSLCGAAAPPSLLDSRANSDDARLCMAWLDAKRADSVLYVSFGSAGRMPPAQLIQLGLALVSCPWPVLWVIKGADTLPDDVNEWLQRNTDGSGLPESQCLALRGWAPQVAILEHPAVGGFLTHCGWGSTLESVAAGVPMATWPFSAEQFLNEKLIVHVLGIGLSVGVTKPTESVLTGAKDGGGKADADVGMEQVKQALDMLMDGGADGEARKTKAKELKAKSKTALEHGGSSYMNLEKLIQFGA, encoded by the coding sequence ATGGAGGCCACCCTGTGCCCAAAgccccatttcgtggtcatcccatggcCAGCCACCAGCCACATGATCCCCATCGTGGACATCGGCTGCCTCCTCGCCGCGCACGGCGCCGCGGTCACGATCATCACCACGCCCTCCAGCTCGCAACTCGTCCAGAGCCGCGTGGACCGCGCCGGGCAAGGCTCAGCGGGGGTCACGGTCACCGCGATCCCGTTCCCGGGCGCGGAGGCCGGCCTGCCGGACGGCTGCGAGAGGACGGACCACATCCCCTCCCCTGACCTCGTGCCCAACTTCTTCGTCGCCACCGCGCGGTTCGGCGAGGCCGTGGCGCGGCACTGCCGCCGCCTGCCCACGGCCACGGCGGCGCACCCCCGGCCGAGCTGCGTCGTCGCCGGGATGTGCCACACGTGGGCGCACGGCGTGGCGCGCGAGCTCGGCGCCCCCTGCTTCATCTTCCACGGCTTCTGCGCGTTCGCTCTGCTGTGCTGCGAGTACCTCAACACGCACAGGCCGCACGAGGCGGTCGGGTCGCCGGACGAGCTCTTCGACCTCCCCGCCCTGCCGCCGTTCGAGTTCAGGTTCGCCAGGAGGCAGCTGCCGATCCACTTCCAGCCGTCTTCCTCCATCCCGGAGGACCGCCACCGGGAGCTCCGGGAGTTCGAGCTGGCCGTGGACGGCATCGTCGTGAACAGCTTCGAGGAGCTGGAGCACGGCTCGGTTTCGCGCCTCGCGGCGGCCACGGGCAAGGCCGTGCTCTCCGTCGGCCCCGTCTCGCTGTGCGGCGCCGCCGCACCTCCTAGCCTCCTCGACTCGCGGGCCAACTCGGACGATGCCAGGCTGTGCATGGCGTGGCTGGACGCCAAGAGAGCCGACTCCGTTCTCTACGTCAGCTTCGGCAGCGCCGGGCGCATGCCTCCAGCGCAGCTGATACAGCTCGGGCTGGCGCTCGTGTCGTGCCCCTGGCCTGTCCTTTGGGTCATCAAGGGCGCAGACACGTTGCCCGATGACGTCAACGAGTGGTTGCAGCGCAACACCGATGGAAGCGGCCTCCCGGAGAGCCAGTGTCTTGCGCTTCGCGGGTGGGCGCCGCAGGTCGCCATCCTGGAGCACCCGGCCGTCGGCGGCTTTCTGACGCACTGCGGGTGGGGCTCGACGCTGGAGAGCGTCGCCGCGGGCGTGCCCATGGCCACCTGGCCGTTCTCCGCCGAGCAGTTCCTGAACGAGAAGTTGATCGTCCACGTGCTTGGCATCGGATTGTCTGTCGGCGTGACGAAGCCCACGGAGAGCGTGCTGACCGGTGCCAAAGACGGCGGTGGCAAGGCGGACGCAGATGTGGGAATGGAACAGGTGAAGCAAGCCTtggatatgctcatggatggagggGCGGATGGGGAGGCAAGGAAGACGAAAGCTAAGGAACTGAAGGCCAAATCAAAGACTGCTCTGGAGCATGGAGGATCGTCATATATGAACCTGGAGAAGCTGATACAGTTTGGTGCTTGA